Proteins found in one Salmo salar chromosome ssa26, Ssal_v3.1, whole genome shotgun sequence genomic segment:
- the LOC106587092 gene encoding fin bud initiation factor → MAFLHLLAIGMFSLPLCGAFFNGPLYPEMSNGTFHHYFVPDGDYENNDDPEKCQMLFKMRDDRKCVLDEDQDLVIRDDFTIIKRHIEDAARMLEGIGKSIYFDLDGEDSYGKYLRRETTQIGEAFTNSEKALLELEVKFKQSQQNELKEEHRINDDFLNMVVHTRDVLKETLDISVGLKDKHELLSLIIRSHGTRLGRLKNQYMKVKLG, encoded by the coding sequence ATGGCTTTTCTCCACTTACTCGCTATTGGGATGTTTTCATTGCCGCTCTGCGGTGCGTTTTTTAATGGACCTCTGTATCCCGAGATGTCTAACGGCACGTTCCATCACTACTTTGTGCCAGACGGCGACTATGAGAATAACGATGATCCGGAAAAATGTCAAATGCTTTTTAAAATGAGAGACGACCGAAAATGCGTTCTTGACGAGGACCAAGATTTGGTCATCCGAGATGATTTCACGATCATCAAGAGACACATCGAAGACGCGGCCAGAATGCTGGAGGGGATCGGGAAAAGTATTTATTTTGATTTGGACGGAGAGGACAGCTATGGAAAATATTTGAGAAGGGAGACGACTCAGATTGGCGAGGCTTTTACAAACTCTGAAAAGGCTCTGTTAGAACTGGAGGTGAAATTCAAACAGAGTCAGCAGAACGAGCTGAAGGAGGAGCACCGCATAAACGACGACTTTCTGAACATGGTTGTCCACACAAGGGACGTGCTAAAGGAAACACTGGACATATCTGTGGGGTTGAAGGATAAACACGAGCTTCTCTCTCTCATAATTCGAAGTCACGGGACCAGATTAGGCCGACTGAAAAATCAATACATGAAGGTTAAACTTGGGTAA